A region of Periophthalmus magnuspinnatus isolate fPerMag1 chromosome 13, fPerMag1.2.pri, whole genome shotgun sequence DNA encodes the following proteins:
- the LOC117380782 gene encoding cyclin-dependent kinase-like 1 has translation MEKYEKLAKIGEGSYGVVFKCRHRDTGQIVAIKKFVESEDDPVIKKIALREIRMLKQLKHVNLVNLLEVFRRKRRLHLVFEFCEQTVLNELDKHPRGVPEAQLKSIVWQTLQAVNFCHKHNCIHRDVKPENILLTKTGVIKLCDFGFARILTGPEDDYTDYVATRWYRAPELLVGDTQYGAAVDVWALGCVFAELLNGNPLWPGKSDVDQLYLIQKTLGDLIPRHQQVFRSNVFFNGVSIPEPDTTEPLEKRFCGVSASALQVMKSCLVMDPSLRRSCEEILELPYFQEEAANWARDTDRPGRRHDKGSRRRQAGAQYLPQLPHSNLSPAPDVKKQVKHKYHLPNI, from the exons ATGGAGAAGTATGAAAAGCTTGCCAAAATCGGTGAGGGTTCCTATGGTGTGGTGTTCAAgtgcagacacagagacaccgGTCAGATTGTTGCCATCAAGAAGTTTGTGGAATCTGAAGACGATCCAGTCATTAAGAAGATTGCATTGAGAGAAATACGCATGTTAAAG CAGTTAAAACATGTGAATCTTGTGAATCTACTGGAGGTGTTTCGGAGGAAAAGACGGCTGCATTTGGTCTTTGAGTTTTGTGAACAGACCGTCCTCAATGAGCTGGACAAACACCCCAGAGG TGTCCCCGAGGCCCAGCTCAAAAGTATAGTGTGGCAGACTCTCCAAGCTGTCAACTTCTGCCACAAGCACAAT TGCATCCATCGCGACGTCAAACCAGAAAACATCCTTCTGACCAAAACTGGCGTGATCAAACTGTGTGACTTTGGCTTTGCTCGGATCCTGA CTGGGCCAGAGGATGACTACACTGACTATGTAGCGACGCGCTGGTATCGGGCCCCTGAGCTGCTGGTGGGGGACACTCAGTATGGGGCTGCTGTGGATGTTTGGGCTCTGGGCTGTGTATTTGCTGAACTGCTCAATGGGAATCCTCTCTGGCCAGGGAAGTCTGATGTCGACCAGCTTTACCTGATTCAGAAGACTCTAG GTGACCTGATCCCCCGACATCAGCAGGTGTTTCGGTCCAATGTTTTCTTCAATGGAGTCAGCATTCCTGAACCAGACACTACG GAGCCCCTTGAAAAACGCTTCTGTGGTGTTTCTGCTAGTGCCCTCCAAGTTATGAAG TCGTGTCTGGTGATGGACCCCTCTCTGCGTCGGTCGTGTGAGGAGATCTTGGAGCTGCCGTACTTTCAGGAGGAGGCAGCAAACTGGGCCAGAGACACAGATCGTCCTGGAAGACGCCACGACAAGGGCTCTAGGCGCAGACAGGCAGGG GCCCAGTACCTGCCACAGTTACCACACAGCAATCTGTCTCCAGCACCTGATGTAAAGAAACAGGTGAAACATAAATATCATCTCCCAAACATCTAG
- the LOC117380397 gene encoding cytochrome P450 2F5-like, with protein sequence MYKPVLTIRDFWKLESGTDTWLLSLEKEMELFTTALLGALVLVLFWIFRVKDNSKLPPGPLALPIVGSLPFLDKNAPYKSIMEFSKTYGPVMTMYLGWQRAVVLVGYDAVKEALVDQGEDFSGRAPVHFLYKATRGYGVGISNGERWRQLRRFTLSTLRDFGMGRKPMDMWIQEESKHMIAHINTLKGKPFDPTFILSKTVSNVICCLVFSERFRSEDTQFLRQLQILNKFIKFNSTPFGQFYSIFPWLMDHLPGPHHTMFAEVDEVRAFNRKKIEEHMKTLDPSSPRDFIDCFLIRMHQEKDNPHSEFHFENLWSTVLNLFAAGTETTSSTIRFALSALIKYPDIQKKMQEEIDPVIGQERSPNMDDRKSLPFCDAVIHEVQRFIDLVPFSLPHYALKEITFRGYTIPKGTFIFPLLHSVLKGEKQWATPFTFNPQHFLDHNGNFKKNPAFMPFAAGKRSCVGESLARMELFIFIVSLLQHFTFSCSGGPDSINLTPETSGFGNVPRRHEIIATPR encoded by the exons ATGTACAAGCCAGTCCTTACAATACGTGATTTCTGGAAACTTGAGAGTGGGACTGACACTTGGCTACTATCATTGGAGAAAGAAATGGAGCTGTTCACAACAGCGCTCTTAGGAGCGCTTGTACTAGTTCTGTTTTGGATATTTCGTGTGAAAGACAACAGCAAGTTACCTCCAGGACCTTTGGCACTTCCCATTGTTGGAAGCCTGCCGTTTCTGGACAAAAATGCACCGTATAAATCCATTATGGAG TTCAGTAAAACCTATGGTCCTGTGATGACCATGTACCTGGGATGGCAGCGGGCTGTTGTTCTTGTGGGCTATGACGCAGTGAAGGAGGCTCTGGTGGACCAAGGAGAAGACTTCTCTGGAAGAGCTCCTGTACATTTTCTGTACAAAGCCACTCGGGGCTATG GTGTGGGCATTAGTAATGGTGAGCGCTGGAGGCAGCTCAGGCGGTTCACACTGAGCACTCTGAGAGACTTTGGCATGGGACGCAAGCCTATGGACATGTGGATCCAAGAGGAGAGCAAGCACATGATAGCACACATCAACACACTTAAAG gCAAGCCCTTTGACCCCACATTTATATTGAGTAAGACTGTCTCCAATGTGATCTGCTGCCTGGTGTTTAGTGAACGCTTCCGCTCTGAAGATACACAATTTCTTCGACAACTGCAGATCTTAAACAAGTTTATAAAATTTAATAGCACCCCCTTTGGACAG TTCTACAGCATCTTCCCCTGGCTGATGGATCACCTTCCTGGCCCACATCACACTATGTTTGCAGAAGTTGATGAGGTGAGAGCGTTCAATAGGAAGAAGATTGAAGAGCACATGAAGACATTGGATCCCAGCTCTCCACGAGACTTCATTGACTGCTTTCTCATCCGCATGCACCAG GAGAAAGACAACCCTCACAGTGAGTTCCACTTTGAGAACCTGTGGTCCACAGTTCTTAACCTGTTTGCAGCAGGAACAGAAACAACCAGCTCTACTATCAGATTTGCTCTGAGTGCCCTCATTAAATACCCCGACATTCAGA AGAAGATGCAGGAGGAGATTgaccctgtgattggtcaagaGCGTAGTCCCAACATGGACGACAGGAAGTCTCTCCCCTTCTGTGATGCAGTTATTCATGAGGTTCAACGCTTCATTGACCTTGTTCCCTTCAGCCTACCACACTACGCACTCAAAGAAATCACTTTCAGGGGCTACACAATCCCAAAG GGCACTTTTATATTCCCCTTACTACACTCTGTGCTGAAAGGAGAAAAACAATGGGCAACTCCCTTCACCTTTAACCCTCAGCACTTTCTGGATCACAATGGCAACTTTAAGAAGAATCCAGCTTTTATGCCTTTTGCTGCAG GGAAAAGGTCGTGTGTTGGAGAGTCCTTGGCCCGTATGGAGTTGTTCATCTTTATAGTGTCTCTACTGCAGCACTTCACCTTCTCTTGCAGTGGAGGCCCTGACAGCATCAACCTGACGCCTGAAACCAGTGGCTTTGGTAATGTGCCTCGAAGACACGAGATCATTGCCACACCACGATGA
- the LOC117380398 gene encoding cytochrome P450 2F5-like, with protein MPFFDSVLLAVLVFVLLWLLSRKQSRQMCLPPGPTGLPLVGNLFQLDRKAPYKSVVKLSESYGPVIMVNTGLQRVVFLIGYDAVKEALVDHADDFIGRGPLPFLVKITRGYGLVISNGERWRQLRQFTLSTLRDFGMGRKGMEQWIQEESTHLVERIKTMKGGPFDPTFFLSCSVSNIICCLVFGERFSYDDKHFLRLLQHISQILILISSPWAVLYNIFPRLMEWLPGGHQKAFKRIEELRKFVIEKVKEHEDTLDPNSPRDYIDCFLTRAIKEKGTSTEFHNDNLVSTVFNMYMGGTESTSSTIRFALNVFIKYPKIQERMQQEIDSVIGQERFPFMEDRKSLPFVDAVLHEVQRFMDFAPLGAPHYALHNITFRGYTIPKGTMIFPVLYSVLKEGKQWATPFLFNPQHFLDHNDNFKRNPAFLPFSAGKRACVGESLARMEIFLFLVKLLQHFTFSCPGGPDSIELTPEFSSFANVHRRYNIIATPR; from the exons ATGCCATTTTTTGACTCTGTTCTTTTGgcagtgcttgtgtttgttCTGCTCTGGCTGCTCAGCAGAAAACAGTCCAGACAGATGTGTTTACCCCCAGGACCTACTGGCCTTCCCCTTGTGGGAAACCTGTTTCAACTGGACAGGAAGGCACCGTACAAATCTGTGGTTAAG CTGAGTGAGAGTTATGGCCCTGTTATCATGGTGAACACCGGATTGCAGCGCGTtgtctttctgattggatatgATGCAGTAAAGGAGGCTCTGGTGGACCATGCAGATGACTTTATTGGGAGAGGACCACTACCTTTCTTAGTCAAAATTACCAGGGGCTATG GGCTGGTTATCAGTaatggagagaggtggaggcaGCTGAGGCAGTTCACTCTGAGCACACTGAGGGACTTTGGGATGGGACGCAAAGGAATGGAGCAGTGGATCCAAGAGGAGAGCACACATTTAGTGGAGCgaatcaaaacaatgaaag GTGGACCTTTTGATCCCACTTTCTttctgagctgctctgtgtCCAACATCATCTGCTGCCTGGTTTTTGGCGAGCGCTTTTCCTATGACGACAAACACTTTCTCCGCCTCCTGCAGCACATCTCTCAAATACTGATATTGATAAGCAGCCCCTGGGCAGTG TTGTACAACATATTTCCTCGGTTGATGGAGTGGTTGCCCGGCGGCCATCAAAAAGCATTTAAAAGAATTGAAGAGCTCAGAAAATTTGTAATTGAGAAGGTGAAAGAGCATGAAGACACTCTAGACCCAAACTCCCCAAGAGACTACATCGACTGCTTCCTTACGAGAGCCATAAag gaAAAGGGCACTTCCACTGAGTTCCACAATGACAACTTGGTGTCCACTGTGTTTAATATGTATATGGGAGGAACCGAAAGCACCAGCTCCACTATAAgatttgctttaaatgtgttcatCAAGTATCCAAAAATACAAG agaGAATGCAGCAGGAGATTGACAGTGTCATTGGACAAGAGCGTTTTCCTTTTATGGAAGACAGAAAGTCCCTGCCCTTTGTAGATGCAGTTCTCCATGAAGTCCAGCGCTTTATGGACTTTGCACCTCTAGGAGCGCCACACTATGCTCTTCACAACATCACCTTTAGGGGCTATACAATACCTAAG GGCACAATGATTTTCCCAGTTCTGTACTCTGTTCTTAAAGAGGGCAAACAATGGGCAACTCCCTTTTTATTTAACCCTCAGCACTTTTTAGACCACAATGACAACTTCAAGAGAAATCCAGCCTTCCTTCCCTTTTCTGCAG gaaaaagAGCTTGTGTTGGGGAGTCTCTTGCTCGTATGGAGATTTTTTTATTCCTGGTGAAACTGCTGCAGCATTTCACATTTAGTTGTCCTGGAGGTCCAGACAGTATTGAGCTGACTCCAGAATTCAGCAGCTTTGCAAATGTTCATCGTAGATACAACATTATCGCAACACCACGGTGA
- the LOC117380399 gene encoding cytochrome P450 2F5-like — MELFTTALLGALVLLLFWIFRVKSNSNLPPGPLALPIVGNLPFLDKNAPYKSMMEFSKTYGPVMTMYLGWQRAVVLVGYDAVKEALVDQGEDFSGRAPVHMFKKATKGYGLAISNGERWRQLRRFTLTTLRDFGMGRKPMDMWIQEESKHLMTRINTLDGKPFDPTFILSQTVSNVICCLVFGERFDYENKQFLRLLKTFNDFIKFNSTPFGQMCNILPWLMDCLPGPHHAILADINNVRAFCKEKIEEHTKTLDPDSTRDYIDCFLVRMNEEKDNPNSEFHFENLWSTVLNLFAAGTETTSSTIRFGLSALIKYPDIQKKMQEEIDTVIGQERSPNMDDRKSLPFCDAVIHEVQRFIDLVPLSVPRYALKDFTFRGYTIPKGTLLFSMLHSLLKGEKEWATPFTFNPQHFLDHNGNFKKNPAFMPFAAGKRSCVGESLARMELFIFIVSLLQHFTFSCSGGPDSIDLTPESSSFGNIARTYEIIATVR, encoded by the exons ATGGAGCTGTTCACAACAGCGCTCTTGGGAGCGCTTGTACTACTTCTGTTTTGGATATTTAGAGTGAAAAGTAACAGTAATTTACCGCCAGGACCTTTGGCACTTCCCATTGTTGGAAACCTGCCGTTTCTGGACAAAAATGCACCGTATAAATCTATGATGGAG TTCAGTAAAACCTATGGTCCTGTGATGACCATGTACCTGGGATGGCAGCGGGCTGTTGTTCTTGTGGGCTATGACGCAGTGAAGGAGGCTCTGGTGGACCAAGGAGAAGACTTCTCTGGAAGAGCTCCAGTTCATATGTTTAAAAAAGCCACTAAGGGTTATG gTTTGGCCATAAGTAATGGTGAGCGCTGGAGACAGCTCAGACGCTTCACTTTGACCACTCTGAGAGACTTTGGCATGGGACGCAAGCCTATGGACATGTGGATCCAGGAGGAGAGCAAGCACTTGATGACACGCATTAACACCCTCGACG GCAAGCCCTTTGACCCCACATTTATATTAAGTCAAACTGTTTCTAATGTGATCTGCTGCCTGGTGTTTGGAGAACGCTTTGactatgaaaataaacaatttcttCGACTACTGAAGACGTTTAATGACTTTATCAAATTTAATAGCACCCCCTTTGGGCAG ATGTGCAACATCTTACCCTGGCTGATGGATTGTTTACCTGGTCCACATCATGCCATTTTGGCAGACATTAACAACGTGAGGGCGTTCTGTAAGGAAAAGATTGAAGAGCATACAAAGACACTGGACCCAGACTCCACCCGAGACTACATCGACTGCTTTCTCGTCCGCATGAACGAG GAGAAAGACAATCCAAACAGTGAGTTCCACTTTGAGAACCTGTGGTCCACAGTTCTTAACCTGTTTGCAGCAGGAACAGAAACAACCAGCTCTACTATCAGATTTGGTCTGAGTGCCCTCATTAAATACCCCGACATTCAGA AGAAGATGCAGGAGGAGATTGACACTGTGATTGGACAAGAGCGTAGTCCCAACATGGACGACAGGAAGTCTCTCCCCTTCTGTGATGCAGTTATTCATGAGGTTCAACGCTTCATTGATCTTGTTCCCCTCAGCGTCCCACGTTACGCTCTTAAAGACTTCACTTTCAGGGGCTACACAATCCCAAAG GGCACTTTACTATTTTCAATGCTACACTCTCTACTGAAAGGTGAAAAGGAGTGGGCCACTCCCTTCACCTTTAATCCTCAGCACTTTCTGGATCACAATGGCAACTTTAAGAAAAATCCTGCTTTTATGCCTTTTGCTGCAG GGAAGAGGTCGTGTGTTGGAGAGTCATTGGCCCGTATGGAGTTGTTCATCTTTATAGTGTCTCTGCTGCAGCACTTCACCTTCTCGTGCAGTGGAGGTCCCGACAGCATCGACCTGACGCCTGAAAGCAGCAGCTTCGGCAATATAGCCCGAACATACGAGATCATTGCCACAGTGAGATGA